In one Trichlorobacter lovleyi SZ genomic region, the following are encoded:
- a CDS encoding glycosyltransferase family 4 protein — protein MKVSMPRGTAHGWGVAGEQLSREMALLPSLAEVTLHGIRTVALDPFDPAAWDRHNIGYCFFEDTITVLEYTRQAAKNWDVIVAGSSWCEQHLRIGGVRNTTTILQGVDASTFYPGPKRNLADRFVVFSGGKFELRKGQDLVIAAMRVFMERHADVLLSCAWYNQWPFSLATMELSTLINYQHREGDCLEILAETLEANGIPLDRVLLYPLLDNHQMRQVYHNSDIGLFPNRGEGGNNLVMCEYMACGRTVIASDMTGHGDVITAENALALTSYRPYHYRHHAEGVWFEASVDEIVEQLEYAYQHRPVLRLKGLKAVEDMARLTWHSAAQQFHELGRRYA, from the coding sequence ATGAAGGTTTCCATGCCGCGAGGAACGGCACATGGCTGGGGGGTCGCCGGTGAGCAGCTGAGCCGTGAGATGGCACTGCTGCCATCGCTGGCCGAGGTGACCCTGCACGGTATCCGCACTGTGGCTCTCGACCCTTTTGACCCTGCCGCCTGGGACCGCCACAATATCGGTTACTGCTTCTTTGAAGACACGATCACCGTGTTGGAGTACACCCGCCAGGCTGCAAAGAACTGGGACGTCATCGTGGCCGGCTCCTCGTGGTGCGAGCAGCACCTGAGGATCGGCGGAGTACGCAATACGACCACCATCCTGCAGGGGGTTGATGCAAGCACCTTCTACCCCGGTCCCAAGCGGAACCTTGCGGACCGGTTCGTGGTCTTTTCCGGCGGCAAGTTTGAGCTGCGTAAAGGGCAGGATCTGGTGATTGCGGCCATGCGGGTATTTATGGAGCGGCACGCTGATGTGCTGCTTTCCTGTGCCTGGTACAACCAGTGGCCGTTTTCCCTGGCCACCATGGAGCTGTCCACGCTCATCAACTACCAACACCGTGAAGGTGACTGCCTTGAGATTCTGGCCGAGACCCTGGAGGCCAACGGCATCCCGCTCGACCGGGTACTGCTGTATCCGCTGCTGGATAACCACCAGATGCGGCAGGTCTACCACAACTCCGACATCGGGCTGTTTCCCAACCGCGGCGAGGGGGGCAACAACCTGGTGATGTGTGAATACATGGCCTGCGGCCGGACCGTGATCGCCTCGGACATGACCGGCCATGGCGACGTGATCACAGCAGAAAATGCACTGGCCCTGACCTCCTATCGGCCGTATCACTACCGTCATCATGCTGAGGGGGTCTGGTTTGAGGCATCGGTGGATGAAATCGTGGAGCAGCTGGAATATGCCTACCAGCATCGTCCGGTTCTGCGTCTGAAAGGGCTGAAGGCCGTTGAGGATATGGCACGCCTGACCTGGCACAGTGCGGCGCAGCAGTTTCATGAACTTGGCAGACGCTATGCCTGA
- a CDS encoding O-linked N-acetylglucosamine transferase, SPINDLY family protein has product MNASDSCSPLFAGAAALLEKRFAQATSLVSSGNYQQALDIFQELLAACPHEYTLQNNCAWLFEKLGRYAEAETAYRGLFEEMPGYANGALGYARMLEQGKRYVAAVTALRRSVAADPVNPGLLSGLGNALVMAGEAEAALLWYGLSVELDRHARATVSNLLYTLLMVRTIAPQVVARELDMCAAVPGLAVRISRVAKQLHSLSGEFIAGMHRRFEETCRIETAPAPPLSPGTRKRIRIGYLSADLYAHPVGYFLEGVIPAHDRNRFEIVVFSPYTERDELTAALKRSAEHWVVLHGTDRLEIVRQIRAWQLDIAVDMAGHTGGNYLDLFARRLAPLQITWGGYPGSTGLEAMDHILADQVALPPEDRPYYTERPLYLPHGYVSFRPPADAPLVGSLPALTTGCITFGSFNTVQKLNSSTLALWGAVLRALPGSRLFLKSKGFDDPLVRSAYWEKLAAEGVSSDRILLEGYAPRRELLAAYHQVDIALDPVPYQGGVTVLEALWMGVPTLVLRGKRPPFVRHAESHLTQAGVADWIVASEDAYVATALAWGSNLAGLSTLRSRLRQQMAASPICDTVAFTRDLEAAFTQVWSERSRH; this is encoded by the coding sequence GTGAATGCAAGCGATTCTTGCTCTCCCCTGTTTGCAGGGGCAGCAGCCCTGCTTGAGAAACGTTTTGCCCAGGCGACCTCCCTCGTCTCCAGCGGCAACTATCAGCAGGCTCTGGACATTTTTCAGGAGCTGCTTGCTGCCTGTCCGCACGAATATACCCTGCAAAACAACTGTGCCTGGCTGTTTGAAAAGCTTGGCCGTTATGCTGAGGCTGAGACGGCGTACCGTGGTCTGTTTGAGGAGATGCCGGGCTATGCAAACGGGGCGCTCGGCTATGCCAGGATGCTGGAGCAGGGCAAACGGTATGTTGCTGCCGTGACGGCCCTGCGCCGGTCGGTTGCTGCCGACCCTGTCAATCCCGGATTGTTGTCCGGTCTGGGGAATGCCCTGGTCATGGCCGGTGAGGCAGAAGCGGCCCTGCTCTGGTATGGCCTCTCAGTGGAGCTTGACCGGCACGCCCGGGCCACTGTCAGTAATTTGCTCTATACCTTGCTGATGGTTCGTACCATTGCGCCGCAGGTTGTTGCCCGGGAACTGGACATGTGTGCAGCAGTTCCGGGACTGGCCGTGCGGATCAGCAGGGTGGCAAAACAGCTCCATAGTCTAAGCGGTGAATTCATCGCCGGCATGCATCGCCGGTTTGAGGAAACATGCCGGATTGAGACAGCACCGGCGCCACCCTTGAGCCCTGGTACACGTAAGCGGATCAGGATCGGCTATCTCTCTGCCGATCTGTACGCCCATCCCGTGGGTTATTTTCTGGAAGGGGTGATTCCGGCCCATGACCGGAATCGCTTTGAGATCGTGGTTTTTTCACCCTATACAGAGCGGGATGAGCTGACTGCGGCCCTGAAACGCTCAGCAGAACATTGGGTTGTGCTGCATGGCACTGACCGCCTGGAGATCGTACGCCAGATCCGCGCCTGGCAGCTCGATATTGCGGTAGACATGGCGGGCCATACCGGGGGGAATTACCTTGACCTCTTTGCCCGGAGACTGGCCCCGCTGCAGATCACCTGGGGAGGCTATCCGGGGAGTACCGGCCTGGAGGCGATGGATCATATCCTTGCCGATCAGGTGGCATTACCGCCGGAAGATCGCCCGTACTATACGGAACGCCCGCTCTACCTGCCCCACGGCTATGTCAGCTTCCGACCCCCTGCGGATGCGCCGCTGGTAGGGAGCTTGCCTGCACTGACAACCGGATGCATCACCTTTGGGTCATTCAATACAGTGCAAAAGCTAAACAGCAGCACCCTTGCGCTCTGGGGGGCGGTGCTGCGTGCCCTGCCCGGATCGCGGCTGTTCCTGAAGTCAAAGGGATTTGATGACCCCTTGGTCCGCAGCGCTTATTGGGAAAAACTGGCAGCTGAAGGGGTGTCGTCAGACCGGATCCTGCTGGAGGGGTATGCCCCCCGTAGAGAGCTGTTGGCAGCCTATCATCAGGTTGATATCGCATTGGATCCGGTTCCCTATCAAGGGGGGGTGACCGTTCTTGAGGCACTCTGGATGGGGGTGCCGACCCTGGTGTTACGCGGCAAGCGGCCGCCTTTTGTGCGCCATGCCGAGAGTCATCTCACGCAGGCGGGGGTGGCAGACTGGATCGTTGCCAGTGAGGATGCCTATGTTGCTACAGCGCTTGCCTGGGGCAGTAATCTGGCCGGTCTGTCTACCCTGCGAAGCCGTCTGCGGCAGCAGATGGCAGCATCGCCGATCTGCGATACGGTTGCGTTTACCCGGGATCTTGAGGCGGCCTTTACGCAGGTCTGGTCTGAACGGTCCAGACACTGA
- a CDS encoding O-linked N-acetylglucosamine transferase, SPINDLY family protein: MQPDILCSLDQAETLNRQGFHEEAALICRRILQLDSGNLEATFMLATIMYATGSWDEAAILYRQACNLALEIGFLRINLALALQELGCFEEALAAFDEAEALGETTVNLYYNRGVLLQRLERMEPARHAFEQALAIDPQHLNSWINLTAVCLASDDNDGALHSCRHGLHLDSDNVALIGNLAIVYGKMFRFEESLACYQRVLELVRPDERAELLGSTANCLSELWMVDDAIACFDLAIASSNHLFQKRALASTRLFMLHYSANWSAAAIAAEHKNWGQQYFEPVAMKHFANDPDPDRPIRVAYLSPDLKIHAVVFFLQPVLAAHDPAQVTVYCYSDVKKPDVVTRQLKEQHHVIWRDCSAMDDASVQELLLQDQIDVLVDLAGHTALNRLPLFAGRAAPLQVSWIGYPNSTGLMEMDYRISDAWADPPGVTDPFHTEELIRLPDSFLCYRPGADFPAVGSLPCQTNGYVTFGSFSNFKKVTPDILDLWARILAKVPDSHLVFRARGLSHDRFVRDIAPLFLRHQVAPERISVLGHARSVVENLEGYHTIDIALDTFPYHGTTTTCEALCMGVPVVTRAGDSHVSRVGVSLLHSVGLPELIGNSPEEYCSLAVALAADTVRLAALRSSLRDRLLASPLADNSTFTCHLEGVYRQIWQRWCKENSR, translated from the coding sequence ATGCAACCGGATATACTGTGTTCGCTTGATCAAGCAGAGACCCTGAACCGTCAGGGATTCCATGAAGAAGCAGCGCTGATCTGCCGCAGAATCCTGCAGCTGGACAGTGGTAACCTTGAGGCTACCTTCATGCTGGCAACGATCATGTATGCCACAGGCTCCTGGGATGAGGCAGCCATATTGTACCGGCAGGCCTGTAATCTGGCTCTTGAGATTGGCTTTTTACGGATAAACCTGGCACTGGCTCTGCAGGAACTGGGGTGCTTTGAAGAGGCGTTGGCCGCTTTTGACGAAGCTGAGGCACTTGGTGAAACAACCGTAAACCTTTATTACAACCGAGGGGTCCTGTTGCAGCGGCTCGAGCGCATGGAGCCGGCCAGGCATGCGTTTGAGCAGGCGCTTGCGATTGATCCGCAGCATCTCAATTCGTGGATCAACCTGACAGCCGTCTGTCTGGCAAGCGATGACAATGATGGAGCGCTCCACTCCTGCCGCCATGGTCTTCACCTTGATTCAGACAATGTTGCCTTGATCGGGAATCTGGCAATAGTGTACGGGAAGATGTTCCGGTTCGAGGAGTCTCTGGCCTGCTATCAGCGGGTGCTGGAGCTTGTAAGGCCGGATGAACGGGCCGAACTGCTTGGCAGCACTGCCAATTGCCTGAGTGAGCTCTGGATGGTTGATGATGCGATTGCCTGCTTTGACCTGGCCATTGCGAGTTCAAACCATCTCTTCCAGAAGCGTGCCTTGGCCAGCACACGTCTGTTTATGTTGCATTATTCAGCCAACTGGTCGGCAGCAGCCATAGCTGCAGAGCATAAAAACTGGGGCCAACAGTATTTTGAGCCTGTGGCAATGAAACATTTTGCCAACGATCCTGATCCTGACCGCCCGATCAGGGTTGCCTACCTCTCTCCCGACCTGAAGATTCATGCCGTCGTATTCTTTCTCCAGCCGGTTCTGGCTGCTCACGATCCAGCTCAGGTAACAGTCTATTGCTACTCGGATGTTAAAAAGCCCGATGTTGTGACACGCCAGCTGAAAGAACAGCACCACGTGATCTGGCGTGATTGTTCGGCAATGGATGATGCGTCGGTGCAGGAACTGCTTCTGCAGGATCAGATTGACGTACTGGTGGATCTGGCAGGGCATACCGCCCTGAACCGCCTGCCGTTGTTTGCCGGGCGGGCGGCACCGCTGCAGGTCAGCTGGATCGGCTATCCAAACAGTACCGGTCTGATGGAGATGGATTACCGGATCAGTGATGCCTGGGCCGACCCTCCGGGCGTGACCGATCCGTTTCACACCGAAGAGCTGATCCGTCTGCCGGACAGCTTTCTCTGCTATCGTCCCGGAGCTGATTTTCCGGCTGTGGGATCATTGCCTTGTCAGACAAACGGGTATGTCACCTTTGGCTCTTTCAGTAACTTCAAGAAAGTGACGCCTGACATCCTTGACCTTTGGGCACGGATACTTGCCAAAGTTCCTGATTCCCACCTTGTTTTCAGGGCCAGGGGGCTTTCCCACGATCGTTTTGTGCGTGATATTGCCCCGCTCTTCCTGCGGCATCAGGTTGCTCCGGAGCGGATTTCTGTATTGGGGCATGCCCGGTCCGTGGTGGAAAACCTTGAGGGGTACCATACCATTGATATTGCATTGGATACCTTTCCCTATCATGGTACCACCACTACCTGTGAAGCGCTCTGTATGGGGGTGCCGGTGGTGACCAGGGCTGGCGACAGCCATGTTTCGCGGGTCGGCGTCAGTCTGCTGCACAGCGTTGGACTGCCTGAACTGATTGGTAATTCGCCGGAAGAGTATTGTTCTCTTGCCGTTGCCCTTGCCGCTGACACCGTCCGTTTGGCAGCGCTAAGGAGCTCTTTGCGGGACCGGCTGCTGGCTTCGCCCCTTGCTGATAATAGTACCTTCACCTGCCATCTGGAGGGAGTCTACCGTCAGATCTGGCAACGCTGGTGCAAGGAGAACAGCCGGTGA
- a CDS encoding flagellin N-terminal helical domain-containing protein, with amino-acid sequence MAIGDISLTSGMRSNLLSLQGTAKSIDQTQNRLSSGKRVNTPLDNPTNYFAAQGHVERASDLAVRKDGMAEAIQMVKAADTGIKGITSLIESAKGVATAALATSDTNERSTYSATFNTLLNQVSMMASDSGYRGINLLTNGSQTVEFGQRTNASTLQITGFNATAAGLTMQSAVATAWSASGNSAINSSSSELESALSFLRTKSSALSANLSAVTTRQDFTNSMINNLQTGADNLTLADTNEEGANMLMLQTRQNLGITSLSMASQAAQAVLKLF; translated from the coding sequence ATGGCTATCGGCGATATTTCGCTCACGTCCGGTATGCGGAGCAACCTGCTTTCACTGCAAGGGACCGCAAAATCAATCGACCAGACCCAAAACCGGCTTTCAAGCGGCAAACGGGTAAACACACCACTGGACAATCCGACCAACTACTTTGCAGCCCAAGGGCACGTAGAACGCGCCTCTGACCTGGCTGTACGCAAAGATGGCATGGCAGAGGCGATCCAGATGGTCAAGGCAGCCGACACCGGCATCAAGGGAATCACCTCACTGATCGAATCAGCCAAAGGGGTGGCCACGGCAGCGCTTGCCACCAGTGACACAAATGAACGTTCAACCTATTCTGCCACTTTTAACACCCTGCTCAATCAGGTCTCCATGATGGCCAGCGACTCCGGCTATCGCGGTATCAACCTGCTGACCAACGGTTCACAAACCGTTGAATTCGGACAGCGCACCAATGCGTCCACCCTGCAGATCACCGGTTTCAACGCCACTGCTGCCGGTCTGACCATGCAATCGGCCGTTGCCACGGCCTGGTCTGCATCAGGTAATTCAGCCATCAACTCATCCTCTTCCGAGCTTGAGTCCGCCCTGAGCTTTCTGCGTACCAAATCTTCAGCCCTGTCGGCTAACCTGAGTGCGGTAACCACCCGTCAGGACTTCACCAACTCCATGATTAACAATCTGCAGACCGGTGCTGATAACCTGACCCTGGCCGATACCAACGAAGAAGGCGCCAACATGCTGATGCTACAGACCCGTCAGAACCTTGGCATTACCTCTTTGAGCATGGCCTCGCAAGCGGCCCAGGCGGTTCTGAAGCTATTTTAA
- a CDS encoding flagellin N-terminal helical domain-containing protein encodes MAINDISLTSGMRSNLLSLQGTSKLIDQTQTRLSSGKKVNTPLDNPTNYFAAQGHMERAADLSVRKDGMAEAISMVKAADTGIKAITSLIEAAKGVAGAALATSDAAERSTYTTTFNTLLSQVSQLASDSGYRGTNLLTAGSQTVEFGQRTNAATLQISGFSATATGLTIQSAVATAWSASGNSAINSSSSELESALSFLRAKSSSLSANLSVVTTRQDFTNSMINTLQTGADNLTLADTNEEGANMLMLQTRQNLGITSLSMASQSAQAVLRLF; translated from the coding sequence ATGGCTATCAACGACATCTCCCTCACCTCCGGCATGAGGAGCAACCTGCTTTCACTGCAAGGCACCTCAAAACTGATTGACCAGACCCAGACCCGCCTCTCTTCAGGCAAAAAGGTTAACACCCCGCTGGATAACCCGACCAACTATTTTGCAGCACAAGGACATATGGAGCGGGCTGCTGACCTTTCCGTACGTAAAGACGGTATGGCTGAAGCAATTTCCATGGTTAAGGCCGCCGATACCGGTATCAAGGCCATTACCTCCCTGATTGAAGCCGCAAAAGGTGTCGCCGGTGCTGCATTGGCAACCAGTGACGCTGCTGAGCGTTCCACCTACACCACCACCTTCAACACCCTGCTCAGCCAGGTATCGCAGCTTGCTTCCGACTCCGGCTACCGGGGCACCAACCTGCTGACTGCCGGTTCACAAACCGTTGAATTCGGTCAGCGGACCAACGCTGCTACCCTGCAGATCAGCGGCTTCAGCGCTACTGCAACCGGCCTGACCATCCAGTCTGCTGTTGCAACTGCCTGGTCAGCATCAGGTAACTCAGCCATCAACTCATCCTCTTCCGAGCTTGAGTCCGCACTGAGCTTCCTGCGTGCCAAGTCTTCATCGCTGTCTGCAAACCTGAGCGTTGTTACCACCCGTCAGGACTTCACCAACTCCATGATCAACACCCTGCAGACCGGTGCTGACAACCTGACCCTGGCCGATACCAACGAAGAAGGCGCTAACATGCTGATGCTGCAGACCCGTCAGAACCTGGGCATCACCTCCTTGAGCATGGCTTCCCAGTCAGCTCAGGCAGTTCTGAGACTGTTCTAA